From Leifsonia sp. fls2-241-R2A-40a, one genomic window encodes:
- a CDS encoding Rossmann-like and DUF2520 domain-containing protein, producing MQPSARPPSQRSGRLGLGIVGAGRVGPVLGLALAGAGHAIVGVSAVSETSRERAEGMLPGVPILDVPTVVERSELVILAVPDAELPGLVAGLAATGTWQPGQIVLHTAPGFGIDVLRPAAAAGAIPLAVHPAVEFTGTSLDLSRLGESYFAVTAPAAVLPIAQALVVEMGGEPVVVAEADRPAYAEAIATATSFSRSIVEQSTGLLHAIGVENPGSFLSSLIRSSVDNALTRAGAPTRLDLDAVIDALHDEASGDGGPGDPRDDGRGWFLRGE from the coding sequence ATGCAGCCATCCGCCCGTCCGCCGTCGCAGCGCTCCGGGCGGCTGGGCCTCGGCATCGTCGGGGCCGGCCGCGTCGGACCGGTGCTCGGCCTCGCGCTCGCCGGTGCGGGCCACGCGATCGTCGGCGTCTCCGCCGTCTCCGAAACCAGCCGTGAGCGCGCCGAGGGGATGCTGCCCGGCGTGCCCATCCTCGACGTCCCGACAGTGGTCGAGCGCAGCGAGCTGGTCATCCTCGCCGTCCCGGACGCGGAGCTCCCCGGCCTGGTGGCCGGGCTCGCCGCAACCGGCACCTGGCAGCCCGGGCAGATCGTGCTGCACACCGCCCCCGGCTTCGGGATCGACGTCCTGCGTCCCGCGGCCGCCGCCGGCGCCATCCCGCTCGCCGTGCATCCGGCCGTCGAGTTCACGGGCACGAGCCTCGACCTGTCGCGGCTCGGCGAGAGCTACTTCGCGGTGACCGCACCCGCAGCGGTGCTGCCCATCGCCCAGGCACTGGTCGTCGAGATGGGCGGGGAGCCCGTGGTCGTCGCCGAGGCGGACCGGCCGGCGTACGCCGAGGCCATCGCAACGGCCACCTCGTTCTCCCGGTCGATCGTGGAGCAGTCGACCGGGCTGCTGCACGCCATCGGTGTCGAGAACCCCGGCTCGTTCCTCAGCTCGCTCATCCGGTCGTCGGTGGACAATGCCCTCACGCGTGCGGGCGCGCCGACGCGGCTCGACCTCGACGCGGTGATCGACGCCCTGCACGACGAGGCCTCCGGCGACGGCGGCCCGGGTGATCCGCGCGACGACGGGCGCGGCTGGTTCCTGCGCGGCGAGTAG